In Calothrix sp. PCC 6303, the sequence TGACACTGGATGGGGACAAGGATATGGGTTGCCGCAGTCAGGCTGATAATGCTGAGTAACCCTAGTGACGGCGGACAATCAATCAAAATAAAATCGTAGTCATCAAGTACGGGTGCGAGTGCATTTTTTAGGCGATACTCGCGGGACATTGCACCACTCAGTTGCATCTCAGCAGCAGCTAAATTTATATCGGCAGGGACGAGGGATAAACCGTTGATGGATTCAGGATAGATGGGAAGTGGTTTGTTGTTAACAATTGCGTTATAAATACTTGTCTCTAACTCATCAGGTTCTAGCCCCATAAACATTGTTAAAGATGCCTGCGGGTCCATATCCACAAGCAGGACGCGAGTGTTCTTTTTTTGGGACAGATGGTAGCCGAGGTTTTGGGTCAGGGTTGTTTTGGCAACGCCACCACTTTGGTTAAATAAGGCAATGATGTGGGTTTGGCTCACGATTTTTATGATTTACTTCGCTATTAAATCCTAGAGGATGGGGTTATTTTAACGAAGGGAGTGATTTTATACAATTATTTAAAAGCTGGAAAATTATCCTTGATAATTTATGATAACTTTCATCCTCTTACTTATCCCACCTTTTCCCAATTGGCGCAACATAGCTCAGTTGAATACTAAGGTTCTGTAGAATCAAAGTCAGGACTTATGCCAGTTGGCAGGACTGTTATGGATTCCCCTTACCTTTCGGTATGGTGGCATTAGCTTCTGGAAGCATCCTATACCCTCTGAATAATTAGGCTTCCCTTACGGGTCGCTTACTGGGAGTATAATCCCAGACTTCATAGGGGTTATCACGTTACGCACGGATGAGATTCAATTGGTTTGGGTGCCCTCTCTACACCGGAGTATCGATGTCCCAGTTCAACCAAATTGGGGAGTTGAACCTTTGTCTGAATGTTTTTGGGGCATTCAGTGCATTTACTCGTATCACCGTATCAGCCTTTTCGATGACTATTTCTAACGATGCCTCATAAAGGGTTCATTTACATTCACCCATCCAATCTTTCCTTTGCCCGGTTACATTTTTAGGCTAAATGCTTCCTTGGGCTTTACTTCCCGCTTCACACATTACCGTTACCAGTAATGCATGGGGAGGTTAGGAACAACCTTGGACACTAAGTTGGAGGAGACGGCTCCTCACTCATCTATTGGAAGCTTTATATGTAGGGGCTTCCAGCCCTTCGTGCGTCTTCGTGTCGCACCCAAAACGGGAAAATTGTACGCTAAGGAATTAGTGTAGCTCCTAAAAACCTTGCCAGACAATCGTTTCAGCTTGACTAAAAGTTAGATTTTTTCATTCTCAAAGGACGCAAATTATCAATGCTACTTACCGACTTAAGATTCGCGTGCGAGTAGCATTGGAACCAAAATGTACGCTAACGACTGATTCCTGCGATAACAATAAAATTTCTACCTTCTTCAATGCTTCATTGTCATCAATAATTAAGGCTTTGAGCGTATTTTTCCTGTGATAAAGATTGTTATCACAGGAATAGTTAGATTTTAATATAACGGCTTAAACTGAGTGACAGCAAGCATCTTGGGCTTAACGTACATTCCTGTTCCAATGCTACTCGCGGGCGAGATTCCAAATATAATCGCCAGTCAAATTGATATGTTCCCATCCCATTGGTGATAAATGTTGCAAGTATTCATCCGGGATAATTACACCCTCCGACTTCAACAAATTAACCGCATTCTCCAAATACACCGTATTCCAAAGCACAATCGCCGCAACAGCCAAATTCAAACCGCTCGCACGTAAAGATTGGTCTTCAAATGAACGGTCGCGCACTTCTCCCAAACGGTGGAAGAAAACCGCTCTCGACAACGAGTTTTTCAATTCTCCCTTGTTAAGTTCGCTCGTAGCTTTACGTCGTAACTGAGGACTTTGCAACCAATAAAGAGTGAACAATGTCCTCTCAATTCTTCCTACTTCCCGCAACGCGATCGCTAATTTGTTTTGACGAGGATATGACGCTAACTTACGCATCATCAAAGAAGCTGTAACTGTTCCAATTGAAATGGAAGTAGCCAGTCGGAGAACATCATCCCAGCAAGCAGCAATTAATTTGACATTAATTTTCTCACCCAAAAGTGATGACAAAGGAGAGTTTTTATTAACACCATCAAAAGTATGCAACTTCTTAGAAGCTAAATCGCGCATACGGGGACAAAAACGAAACCCCAGTAGATGACATATACCAAATACATGGTCAGTAAAACCATTAGTATCAGTAAAATGTTCTTCTATTTTTAAGTCAGTTTCGTGATACATTAAACCATCCACAACATGAGTTGCATCCCTATCGGTGGCATAAATCACGTTTGTATGGAATGGTCCATACTGGTCGGAAATATGCGTGTAGAATGTCACGCTTCTATCAGTTCCATATTTAGCATTAATCTCTTCATTAAAGCTTTTCGGTCCAGCAGCCTTAAATCGTTGACCATCGCTTGAAGAAGTTTTCCCATCACCCCAATAAGCAGAAAATAGAATTTTGGTATGAAAATTAATTATCTCTGCTAGAGCCTTTGAATATGTTTCGTCACGAATATAGGGGTTTGTACAAAAAACCCCAGTCACAGTTGATGTGGCTCAACAAAAAGTTTCAGAAGACTTGGCTAATCAGGCGAAAAACAATCCTACAGTAATGGGCAAACTTGCAAAGTGGGGGTAATCTTTAGCGGATACAGCGAGTAAAACTTCTGTGAGCGAAGCTACAAAAATTGTCTTGACTACGGCCCTGCGCTTGGTAGGTATTCCTTTACCGTAAGAAGTATAGCCAGCAAATGCATCCTAACAAAGTCTAGGAATTAGCCTAAAACTAATAAAATTCAAAAATATTGTTACAATTGTCTCTTTAAATCCGTAAGAATATTGTAGCTATTAGAAATTATACTTTTCTTTTGTTGCTCAAAAACAGTTACCTCTGATAAGTTTATTTTATTTGCAATTTGAATAACAATACGCTCTCGCTCGTCAACAAATAGTTTTAATAACTCTTGCTCTACATACTGTGTATGGTTTTTAACACTTCTACGAACATATTTATTTAAGTCATCAACTAAGCTTCTTATAAATTTTTTTAATTCATTTTTATACTTCTCTAAAGCAGAACCAACACGCTCTTCAAAGGTAGCTCCTTGGCATTCATTTAAACTAAAACTAATACGCTCTATTTCATCACCATATTGAAAAAACAAAGCATCTGCCAAACCCTTTAAACGCATTTCGATATCCCGTTTACCTAGCTTATCTTCTAAAAGTTTTAACAAAGATTCAGGCAAGTAATCTTTATTTACCTCTTTAAGTTCTAAGAGAAGTCTGCCAAGACTATTAAGGAAAAATTCCTCAACAGCTACAACTAATTTATCTCTCATTAAAAAAGTCAGTTCTAATTTATCTATTACTTCTGATGGCAGACGACTTAGAAGACCGTCGTTATCATATCCAGAACGTAATTTATTAGTTACATCTCGACTAAGTTGTAAAATAATTCTAGAAATTTCTTGTTCTATCTGAATCGTATTAGATTCCTTCCAAAAATCAATTTTGCCAACATTTCGCATCTGGATTCCAAAACGTTCAACTTTCCCTTCTAGATTTCCAATAAAAGCATTTACCTGCTTATCTACTTCGACAGATTGAATTTCTATTTCAAAATTATCTTTTTTGCCGTACATCGTATAGTCAGGTATTAAAAGTTTCTGAAGTCTTAAAACTTCTTGTAAAAGTTCACTTTTAGCATTTTTTATAAATTCATCTTGAGCCACAGTGCCAAGATAATTGAATAAAGAATCAACAAAATTCAAAAATGACTTAATTTCGTCATAGTTTAATAGGTTTTTTATCTCTTCTTTGGATAAATCATCTAAACCATTTGAGGTCAAGCTTCTCAAGTAGCTACTTTTTTGTTCCTTAAGTTTTTTAGTTTCACTGAGAGTTTCATCTGCCATGCAACTTAAATAAAAGTAATTCAAAGCAGTGAATTTAAAAAAACGATTGTCAGTTATATTAAAACTATAGTCTTTAATTTTTTTATAAAAATTTGCATCCTCTTCTTTCTTTTGATGGTCGTTTAAAGTTTCCCACTGATTAATTACCCAAAAAGACCTTTGCAAAATAGTAGGATTTACTCTATTTATTTCTTCAAGAAATTTTATTTCTTCTCCTTCAAGTAAACTCTTAGGCTTCATACAAACCACAAAAGCTTTTGCTTTATGCTGTACATATTCTTTTGTAAATTTGATATGTCGCTCATTAGCGACAGCTAATCCAGGAAGATCGACTAAAACAACATGATCTGGTATGTTTATATTTTTAATTGCTACTTCAATTCTATCTATAAAAAGAGCTTCTTCATGTCCTTCAACATAATGTGTTAATGCGTCAATTGCAATAATTTTTGTTGCCGATTGATATTTTCCCCATCCATCAAATAGTTTTTGAAGTGTTTCAAGAGGCTTTGATTCAATCTTATTGCCAATTTTATTTTCATATTCTGAAATATCTTTTTTTAATTTTTCTAATAATTTATTTCTGATTTCTTGAGATGTTAATACAATATTTTCATTAAAAATATCTTTATCAATTTTTTTTCTTATTTGGGTACACAGTTCATTACACAATTGATTTTTAGCATCTTCATCTATATAGTATATATTTGCTATATCTTTTTCACCTTTGCGTATAATTGTTGGAAATGCTGTAGTAGAATTAACGGCTTCAGGAAGAATCTCTCTTTTAAAAATTGCGTTAATAATGGTTGATTTACCTGCTGAGAAAGAACCTAAAAAAGCCACAGGAAATTCCTCCTGCTCCAACCTGCTAATCCAACCATTCTTGTTTTCTATGTGTGATTTTGTCGTTTCGTCAATTTTTATATAAGGTTCAACATCATGGTATGCATTAAAAAACTTTTTAAATTGACTAATAACGATCCAATTCGTAGTTTGGTTATCGATATACTCAACATTCAATGTATTACTATCCGAGTATTCTCGTTTTGCAGACTCAACCTTATTCTTCTCCGAATCAACTGATTGTTGAGACATCATACGATTTTTGATTTCATTCAAGTTTTCCATAATTTACACCCCCTAATTTAGCTAGAAATAAAATCGAAATGAAGCAATAACAGCTTCTAGATTTTGTTATTGCTTCAATTAATTTTCTTGCAATTAATAAATAGATTTTTATTAATAATCAAGAATTAGGATCAATAGCTCTAAGTAAAACTTCTTTGAATGTTAATTCTTCATTCTCTATATCTAACAATGACACTGTAGTTACAATGTCATACTTAGCACCCATACTCTTAAGTTCATCATCTAAAAAATTTAGAAAATCAGCAGCCTCTTTTTCATTTCCAATTTGGATAAAACAAATAGCTAACTCTTTTTCTTTCTCTATATCTTGAGTTGCTTGAATAATTACCTTAGCAACCTTCTCTTGATCATCTGGCTTTCCATCAGTAACAACTAAAATAGTTTCTCCATCACGTTTGTTCTCTGGTTTTATCTTCCTTTGCAAATAGTTTTGAAGAGCATCTTGTAAAACTTCTGCTAGTGCTGTATTGCCTTTAGGTTCATTTTCCGAAAATATCTGCTCAACTTTACTAGAATTAACATTATCGTAACGTTTAAAATTTCTAGAAAAAGTATATATAGTTATGCCATCTGGGTCAAACTCTTCACATTTACTAGCTAAAGCAAATGTTGACTCCTCCATTAAATTCCATCGGCTTTTATTACCTTCTTGGTCTTTTTTGGACATGCTACCACTCTTGTCAATAATCAGTGTGTAGTCCCGATTTTCTAGCATGGTTTACCCTTTATTTTTATTATTTTATATTTTGGATGGCACAGTGTATGGCTTCATTAATGATACCAGCCTTAGAGGCGGGAAACCCCGCCCTCACTGAGACAATTTATTTCTTGAATATTCCCCCTTAAGAGCTAGCTGCTCCAATAGCTATAATCACCCCTACTCCGGTTACAGCAATCGTAACGACTGGGATTTGATGGGTTGTCACGAAATCAAAACCCATAACCACAAGAACCAACACTAACAAGAGTCCGCAAAACGCACATAGTCCATCCATCGCTTCGTACCTCTTAGTTAATAAATAACTAAGTATCACTTCAGTAGCATTTGAAAAAATTTCGTAAAAATATCACTCAAAAAAATCAAGGTTTCATGACAAGAAGCAAGAAAACATCACCGCTCTCGTTCCTGTTCTGGATGTCCTAGTGGTCTGTCAAGCTAAAAATTGTGAGTTTGAGGGAAAATAGAGAGGCTAAAGGGCATTTTTTAAAGCTCAACTGAAGTTTTTTGTCCAATTAATGCGATCGCACAACTTCATGTCGCGTATCTTGGCTCAATACCTATTTGATTAAAAAACCTCCCAATCAAAACCTGGGCAACACCGTACCCGTCCCCGCATCCTTCTTCGCTCGCACATAAGCCTTCGTCGTATCACTCTTACTGTGCCCCAATTGATTCTGCACCTCAAAAACATTCTTATGCTCAATCGCCCGCGTCGCATGGGAATGCCTCAACCAGTGACAAGAAAACTTCACCTTCGCCGCTTCGGAAATATCCTGAATCATCCTTTTAATCGCCCTATCGCTCAACGGCAAACCCCTCTTCGTCGGGTTCCGTGACACATTCGCAAACACAGGCATCCTATCACCAGCCATCCCCCGGTACTTCTTGAAAGCCCTCGAAGTCTCGTGGTCCAACCCAATCTCCCGGTACTTTCCCCCCTTCCCCCGGAACTTAATCGTATAGTAGCCCCGGTTCCTATCCGCCAACGTCGGGTCGGGAAACCACTGAAAATTGTGCCAATATAACCCCGGATAATCCTCCCTCGGTTTCCCCGGTTCATCACCCGGAACCGTCACCCTACCAACCTCCCCCACCCGCATCCCACTATAAAACAGCAGTGAAAACACCAACCAATACTTCCCCCCCATATCCTTCGCAGCCTTACCCAGCTTCGCCATCTCCCAATCTTCCAGATAGCGCTCTGCCTTCGGTAAATCGCTAAAGTTATCGTAATTGATACTACTAGCAATATTCCTTAAAAAATAGCCACAACTCTCAGCAGTCCCATAACTCCATAGAGAACGCAACATCAAAATCTGGTTAGATTTAGTATAAGGGGAAACCTCACCCCAACTATGAATAAACTCCAGTAACAATGGTTGCTGCACCAAACGCAAATCTCCGATTCCCCGATTCCGTACCCAATCGAGTAATTTCTGACCAAATCGATAGTATTTCCGCTTAGTCTGCTCCCGATTTTGCGACCCCGCCCAAGCCAAAATCATCTCCTCATCACTACCCACAGCCGGAGTTCCGTAATAATACTCACGAATTACCTCCTCCACCATCTCCGGCGTAACTTTACCCCTTTGGTAATTAATTACACCTGACTGCTCCTTCGTCGGGAGAATTTCGACCTTCAAGACCTCAATATTGTTCGCATCCATGTGGAAAAAACGGTTACTCAAACGTTTATTTATTACTTCCTGGAAGTGCAGTTACAGGAATCATACAATTGATTCTACCCTTATGTGTATTCGCGGTCATCTATATTCCCTACTCTCTGCCCTTGAACTATTAATCAAATAATCCTTTTTCTCCCTTATTTCTGATATTCTGATAGCATTGCTATCTTGTTGATAGCGCGATTCATTTAGAGATTAAAATACAGTTAGCGTATAGTCGGATTTAGTGAGAGAAGAGATTCTATGATGAATTTACAAGAAATCATTAATTCTATTAACAGTTTGCCCACAGAGGAACGAGACTATTTATTTGAGTTTCTACGTAACAAAAAGGAGGAGTCTAGAGGGGATAATTTTTGGCAGGGATTACAAAAATTTAGAAAGGTAATCCAAAATGAGGGGATAATCTTTACTGATGAGGATTTTGCTGATTTACGAGATACTAGTGTGGGCAGAGAAATTGATTTATGAGCTTTAAATTCTTACTTGATACCAATATTCTCTCAGAGCCAGCACGTCCTATTCCTAATGCCAATGTTTTACACAAACTAGATATTCATCCGAAGTTGTTGTTTCTAGTGTTGTTGTTCATGAACTTTTACATGGTTGTTTACGGTTGCCAGAATCTAAGCGGCGAGAGTATCTTTAGAATTATATTCATGAATCTGTATTAAATTTACCAGTCTTTGATTATGATTTGAAGGCTGCACAATGGCACGCCCAAGAAAGAGCGAGATTATCCCAGATTGGTAAAACTCCTGCTTTTGTAGATGGTCAAATTGCGAGTATTGCTTATAGTAATAATTTAATTTTGGTAACTAATAATGTTTCTGATTTTGAATTTTTTAATAATTTAATGGTTGAAAATTGGTTTCAGATTTAACTTTATGTGAAATCTTGACCTCCGGGCAAAGTTGCCGGACTATTATATTCTGTCCCGGCACATTTGCGGAGTATCCCCCGTACCACTACGTGGAAGCAAGCTACGTCGTAAGCGGAGCGCTGCCGTCGGCTAGACGTTCCCGCAGGGTAGTTTGCTCTCTAAGCCCTTCTCTCCGTGGCTTTCACGTATATTCGCAGTCGTCTATTCATCTATATTCCCACTCTCTGTTAAGAACTATTAATCAAATCACCCTTTTTCTCTCTTATTTCTGATATTCTGATATCAATGCTATCTATTTGATAGCGTGATTCATTGCTAGCAATTGCGATATCACTATGTCCGACGAGAACAAACCCAGCCAAATGTTGCGCGTACCCACTCCTTTAATTGATGCGGTGAGGGAATTATCTCGGTTGCATCGGCAGGGAAAAACCAGTGAGGTGCTTTCTGGTTTGGATGATTTGATATTTACCTTGGAATTTAGCAGTGCTAGTCCTAAAAATTCTGCCCCTCAAGCTATATTGGAAATTTGCTCTAGGCTGGATAATTTAGAATCCCAGTTTTCGGGTTCCTCAAATAACAATGAGGTTTCATCGACTAAACGTCTCAATGATTTAGAGCAAAAAATAGACTCGATAAATAATCGGTTGACTCAATTTGCTGAGGCAATTATGCTGCTTCAAAGTAATATTAATAATCAACCAAGGCGAAGTAAGTCGTACAACAGTAATTCCTATTATAAAGGGCAATCTGTTAAGTTTCAGCCCATTACAGAAGAAAGTTTGGCTTCAAGGTTAGGGGTAACTCCAGAAAGTTTACGCAAGGAAAGGGAAAGTCAACCCGCACCACTTTTTTTTGCTTGGTCTAAGCGTAAGGATACTTCTGGTATTGGCTGGGAATTTAATGATAAAACAAATTTGTATCATCCAATTACTTGATAAAAATAAAACAATGAAGACCGACCAAGAAAGACAAGAATTAATTCAAGATATTATCGTACTGCTTTACCAAGCTTATGACAGCACTTTAGATAACATTCACGCGCTCTTAAAAAGAATCGATGATATGGAGGATGAAGAAGATTTACAAGCTATTCAAGAAGCTAGGGAAGATATACGTATTAACGGTACAGTGTCTTGGAATGAAATTAAGGAAGAAATAAGGAACGAAAGCAAAAAGAGTGATTTAATCTCAACATCAATATCAATTTAGATATTTATAGATAATTTTTATCCCCAAAAACTGCTATTTTATAACTTGATTACATGTCTATATAAGCGGAAATTAAATTTTTAATGGGGATATAAAATACTTTTATAAAACATATTATTATGACTTTTTTACCCTGAATAGCGGATAATTAAAATATTTGTTATGGTGTGAATTAATGATTCCGGAGTTTGACTCAAATGGCAATTTGCCACCAGGGGTGTATTTTTGCGAGTGGCAGGAGTTTAAGGAGCGATTTGGTAAAACTAGGCGGCGCGTGCTGTTAATGGCAGGATTAGAAATGGCAATGCAGGAATTAAAAACAGCAGGTTGCAGAGTTATTTACATCAATGGTAGCTTTGTGACAAGTGAGCCAAACCCCGGCGATTTTGATGCTTGTTATGATGACGAAACTGTAGATATTGAAAATCTGAGAATTAATGCTCCTCGACTGTTAAATCATTATGACCGTGCTGGACAAAAAGCTAAATATAAAGGAGAAATTTTTCCATCCAATCAACCTGTAGGTAGTTATGGAGATAATTCTTTCAACTTTTTTCAGTGTGACAGACGGGGCAATAAAAAAGGCATTATCGCTATAGATTTAATGAGGTGGGAACCATGATTAAAGATGAATTAGAGTATCGAGTTAGTCAAGAATGGGTTATTAAGTTTAAACAATCGCTCGCTGCTATGGATAATTCGTTCGAGTCAAAAATAAATGACTACGAGCGATGGCAACTAAACCGAAGCGCTTTACAATGTCATTTAGATAAATTAATCCAAGAAATTGCTGAATACGAAAGACTTATTAATTGTGATATTAGTCAACCAATTAAAATCAAAGTTAACAGTTTAAATGAACTGCCATTCGCTTTAATTAAAGCTAGGATTGCAGCAAAAATTAGTCTTGATGAACTTGCTTCGAGGTTGGGAATTGACATCGAACGAGTTGATGAGTATGAAAAAACTAATTACCAATGTGCTAGTTTTGCTGAAATCCTTGAAGTCAGTACAGTTTTAGGAGTGGAATTTGAAAGTGGGACGGTGCGGGTAGATTTTGAGGAAATAGAAAATGTGAAGCAAACTATCCTTAATTGGGATAGAAAAGGAGTTAATGTAACAACTACAACGTAAACTTTACTGACAACGGTTAGAAATTGAACTTCTCAAATCGCTATTAGTGCTGATTAGTCAGGTTTTGGCTAATAGCTAACCGCTTGGAGTATATAAACAAGAAAGATTTTATCGAAAATGGGACTAACAATTCATTATAAATTTAGTTTAAAGAATGCAACCATTACCCAGGCAAGGGAAAAAGTTGTCGCTTTACGCAATTTAGCTTTAAGGCTTCCTTTTCAAAGTGTTGATGAATTGGTGGAAATTGAAGGGGATGCTTGTCATTTTGATAAAAATAATTTTGATGACCCCCATGCTTTTATTAAAATTCGAGCATTAAAGCCAATAGAAATTGCAATGAATGGTTTTTCTTGGGAAAATCCTACCTATATTATTGGTTTTGATTCGCTTCCGGGAGAGGGTTCTGAAACTCCTATTTTTGGTTTGGCTAGCCACTCGTCCATTAAAGATATTAATGATTGGTCATGGACGAGTTTCTGTAAAACCCAATATGCGAGTAATCCCGAATATGGAGGTTTGGAGAATTTTCTTAAGTGCCATTTGCTGATTGTGAAAATGCTCGATGCAGCTTGCGAGTTGGGGATTACTTGCGATGTTAGCGATGAAACTGGTTATTGGGAAAATCGCAATATAGAAGAACTTGCAAGAATTATCCGCCAACACAATGTTTTAATTGCGGCTTTGACGGGTAAAATCAAAGATGATTTAGCTGAAGAAGGTATTGTTTCCCAGTCTCCTATTTTTGATTATCCTGATTTTGAGTATTTGGAAGCTGAGGGTAAACAATTGCCTGATTTTAAGTCGTAAGTAATTCTTGTTTTCTTCGTCAAAGGTTTGCTTGCTTTGCGATCGCTTTCTTTAAGGTCGGTAAAATAATGAAAGAACAGCAAAATTTAAATACATTATTTCCAGATAATCTAATCAGCCGTTCGGAAGCTGTGGAATTACTATTTGGTAAAGGAACCCTTGACAATAATGTACAAATTGAAGAAGAATCAGAGGTTGGAAATATTGGTGCCGGATTAGATTGGGGTAGTACGCAAGCTAAATTATTATTGAATCCTGGTTTATATTGGCGATTAAAGACGCTACGCATATCGCTTAACCGGGAAATCAGATTAACTATTGATAGTTGGGATTTAGGAATAGGTACTAATGCAGCAAAAGAGGTAGCGAGAACCTGTATTAAAGAAAAGTTAGCATCACCGTCGGCGGAAATAATTCCTCACCTTGAAGCTGTATTGAAACAAGATGATTTGTATGGTGAAGAATTTATAAGCGATCGCACAGTTTTACAATCCCTACTCGAACTACTTTTAACTGATTCTGATCGAGAAAAAATTGCCATCGCTGCGGCGTGAGTTCGGTACGCGAACAAATTATATATCGCGCTAAACTTATAAATAATGTGTAGAAGTATTTCATGAAATATAAGGCTTAAAAATTGCTGAATAAATTTATATTTTCGTGAGAATGGGTATATTTGGCTAATTAATTATTAAGTAATAAATCTGGTCTGTCTGCGGGATAATCAAACCAAAGCATATTGCTAAATTATCACGCAACCGAATCCAGTAAACCTGACATATTTAAGACTTTCTGCGAATATGCTTCTGCAACCCTTGCTACTTCTTCTCGGCGAGTATCATCTAACAAAATATTATCTAAATTTAGCTGCCAACGCGCAAGTTGAACTTGCATGTTAACCAGTTCTTCTGCTTGTTCTGGTTCAATTTCTGCTGCCGTCCACTCAATAAACCACTCTGTCTCGTCTATTACAACTTCCACACCTTTTTTGAACGCACTATTAAAAAAAGAGCGAACACGCGCTAAGTTAGAAGCTATATGTCCCAAGCGATGGGAAATATCTTCGTTTTGGAAACCTGCTTTTTTTTCATCTAAATTCGATTTGGTATCCACCGATTAATTCCTCTGTGAACAACTTCCCAGCAACCATCGCACCGGAGGGTGCGATGGACAGTGTACAAAGTCAATAGAGATGCAAGCAAACCCAAAAACCACTGCCAGAAATTAAATCAGCCTTAATGGAAAGTACCTGCTCGAAATACTTACTTAATCGGGGATGTTAGCAACCTGCAATAAACCGGACATTTCCAAAACGCGATCGCTCCACTTGGCTAAACTTGTATTCATGTTGAGAAATTCAGCTGACTCAATTGCAGCATTTGACCAACTTATACGCCAATCTTGGAGAAATTTTTGGAGTTGGGTAAACTCGGAACTACCGCTTTCTCGTTCCATTAAAGATGTATACAATACCGCTTCACCCAGTACCACCGAAACTACGGGATTATTAGCCTTATCGGTAAGCGACCAAGATTTTAAGCGTGCTAAAGATGACGCAAGCTCACCTAGCTGTTTTTGGCGACTTAAGCTTAAAAAGCTTTGTTCTATGGAATCCCAATTTGGCATTACTTTTCTCCAAGTAGGCTAACAATAATTTGGCTGATTTTTTCTCTTAACTCCGGCGACTCTACAACCATTGTACGGTTATTCTGGCTGGGGCGAATATTAATTATTGATTCAAAAACAATTGTTTGCGTGTAAGGAGTCCAGTCTGCTCCCCACAAATCGCACTGTCTGCTACCATCTTTTAATAATTCTTGCTCGCAAACAAGAATGTTTTTCGCTTCCACCTGCAAGTATTTCACGTTCAATATCGACAACTACCTTAATAAATACTCCCCATTGTTTCAACATTTCTACTATTTCTTCAGCAGTAGCATGTGACCTGATGATTAAAATCATTTTGTATAGCCTCGCATTCTTACTTGGTAATACCCAAGCGATTAGTAATTGATTTTTTAAAATCAGGATTTCATAATCCGAATATTTGAATAAAACCAAAGTATATTATCCTATTATTTGACGTAAAAATAGAAAAAAGTATAAATCATTTATAAAACAATTTAATCTAAAAAAAATAATCTTT encodes:
- a CDS encoding DUF5674 family protein, which produces MVLFKYSDYEILILKNQLLIAWVLPSKNARLYKMILIIRSHATAEEIVEMLKQWGVFIKVVVDIEREILAGGSEKHSCLRARIIKRW